A section of the Candidatus Nitrosacidococcus sp. I8 genome encodes:
- a CDS encoding SURF1 family protein, which yields MIVVLSSLGFWQLRRADVKRSIELALEERGSDVPILIGDKRLNQKTDEYRKIIVEGHFDNQHTMLVDNQIYQSQVGYYILTPLLYKENKAILINRGWIAANLDRQKLPPIELTDNLVVTVLGTLYHPFKKPPFYLGKEEDWESSGWPKLIQYMDIEKLELELGYSLQPLIIQLDPNQPNGFARSWPSSPSEMGTQRHIAYAIQWFSMAFIAFGIFIVLIKREINNQN from the coding sequence ATGATCGTTGTACTTAGCTCATTAGGGTTTTGGCAATTGCGGCGTGCTGATGTAAAGCGTTCCATTGAACTGGCTCTTGAAGAAAGAGGTAGTGACGTACCTATTCTTATTGGAGATAAGAGATTAAATCAAAAAACAGATGAGTATAGAAAAATAATTGTAGAAGGACATTTTGATAATCAACATACGATGTTGGTAGATAACCAAATTTACCAAAGCCAGGTAGGCTATTATATACTTACGCCGCTTCTGTATAAAGAAAATAAAGCAATACTTATTAACCGAGGGTGGATAGCTGCAAATTTAGATCGTCAAAAATTGCCTCCTATAGAACTGACAGATAATTTGGTTGTAACCGTCCTTGGCACCCTATATCATCCTTTTAAAAAACCCCCCTTCTATCTAGGAAAGGAAGAGGACTGGGAATCTTCTGGGTGGCCAAAATTAATTCAATACATGGATATAGAAAAGTTAGAACTAGAATTAGGCTACTCTCTACAACCTTTGATTATTCAATTAGACCCAAACCAGCCTAATGGTTTTGCTCGATCTTGGCCGTCCTCTCCATCAGAAATGGGAACACAACGACATATTGCCTACGCTATCCAATGGTTTAGCATGGCTTTTATTGCCTTTGGAATATTTATTGTTTTAATTAAACGTGAGATTAACAATCAAAATTAG
- the cyoE gene encoding heme o synthase: MTTTTLIRGTLTNWREYLVLCKPRIVALIIFTAIVGMFLSVPGVVPLPIFFLGTIGIGLGAASAAAINHLIDEKADAVMGRTKSRPLPTGKLTSRQALIFAISLAILSMAILYFLVNPLTAYLTFFSMIGYGIIYTAFLKRTTPQNIVLGGAAGAMPPVLGWAAVTGEMHVHAFILFLIIFMWTPPHFWALALARREEYGRAKFPMLPVTHGVEYTKQQVVLYTFLLFAVSLLPFSSHLSGMLYLVGAVGLGGYFLYLAIALYRDTNDRLAMKMFGYSIFYLSALFAFLLADHYLPYSSF; encoded by the coding sequence ATGACAACAACTACTTTAATTCGAGGAACATTAACCAATTGGCGGGAGTATCTTGTACTTTGCAAACCCCGCATTGTTGCTCTGATTATTTTTACTGCCATAGTAGGTATGTTTTTATCTGTACCGGGGGTAGTACCTTTGCCAATTTTCTTTCTTGGCACAATCGGAATCGGTTTGGGTGCTGCATCTGCAGCCGCAATTAATCATCTAATTGATGAAAAAGCAGATGCAGTAATGGGTCGCACTAAATCTCGTCCCCTACCTACAGGTAAACTCACTTCTAGGCAAGCACTAATTTTTGCTATATCCCTTGCCATATTATCTATGGCTATCTTATATTTTTTAGTTAATCCTTTAACCGCTTATTTAACTTTTTTCTCTATGATTGGTTATGGGATTATATATACTGCCTTCTTAAAAAGAACAACGCCTCAAAATATTGTGCTTGGAGGGGCTGCTGGAGCGATGCCGCCTGTACTAGGTTGGGCAGCAGTAACAGGGGAAATGCATGTTCATGCTTTTATTTTATTCTTAATTATTTTTATGTGGACTCCACCGCATTTTTGGGCTTTAGCTTTAGCACGTAGAGAAGAGTATGGGCGAGCAAAGTTTCCCATGCTTCCTGTTACTCATGGGGTAGAATATACTAAACAACAAGTAGTCCTTTATACTTTTTTACTATTTGCTGTGAGTTTACTGCCTTTTTCTAGTCACTTAAGTGGTATGCTCTACTTAGTGGGTGCTGTAGGATTAGGGGGATATTTTCTATATCTTGCGATTGCTCTATATCGTGATACTAATGATAGACTAGCAATGAAGATGTTTGGTTATTCTATATTTTACCTGTCTGCGTTATTTGCATTCCTGCTAGCTGATCACTATCTACCCTATTCCTCCTTCTAG
- a CDS encoding DUF2909 domain-containing protein: protein MIFKLIIIGLLIFTVYSLGIALVALLGRSDKDAEKMLKALTWRISLSVGIFVLLMIGRAVGLITPHSAFQENNPSINSLDISDQK from the coding sequence ATGATTTTTAAATTAATTATTATCGGGCTTTTAATTTTTACTGTTTATTCTTTAGGTATTGCATTAGTTGCTCTGCTAGGAAGAAGTGATAAAGACGCAGAAAAAATGTTAAAGGCACTTACTTGGCGAATTTCTCTCTCTGTAGGTATATTTGTTTTGCTTATGATTGGGAGAGCTGTAGGATTAATTACCCCGCACAGTGCATTTCAAGAAAATAATCCATCAATAAATAGTCTAGATATATCAGATCAAAAATAG
- a CDS encoding SCO family protein produces MENKQESKLDVPVETTAKKEVQTKGSRLIMLAILTVSILPVIISWWMYKNFQDGKVKTSNYGELIIPSVPLRDGFFIGGLSKKDLSTDDIFKGIWTLVIFEPANCDDQCHNLLNKVRQIRLALGNKYMYRVRRLWIADDINTLQQQKDWISNEHPDLIVAVEKDQEHTQIKQFILPNAQNPAANQRIYIVDPLKNIMMSYPSEEDSKHILKDIKRLLLVSYIG; encoded by the coding sequence TTGGAAAACAAGCAAGAATCTAAACTAGATGTGCCGGTAGAAACTACTGCAAAAAAAGAAGTACAAACAAAAGGATCTCGCTTAATAATGTTAGCCATTCTTACTGTTTCTATATTACCTGTAATTATTTCTTGGTGGATGTACAAAAATTTTCAAGATGGCAAAGTAAAAACAAGCAACTATGGCGAACTTATTATTCCAAGTGTTCCATTAAGAGATGGGTTCTTTATAGGCGGGTTATCTAAAAAAGATTTATCTACTGATGATATTTTTAAGGGTATATGGACACTCGTTATTTTTGAGCCTGCTAATTGTGACGATCAGTGCCATAATTTACTAAATAAGGTACGACAAATACGCTTAGCACTCGGAAATAAATATATGTATCGGGTGCGGCGTTTGTGGATAGCAGATGATATAAATACTTTACAACAGCAAAAAGATTGGATTAGTAATGAACACCCCGATCTTATAGTTGCTGTTGAGAAAGATCAAGAACATACACAGATCAAGCAATTTATCCTTCCGAATGCTCAAAACCCAGCGGCTAATCAGAGAATTTATATTGTAGATCCTCTAAAAAATATTATGATGAGTTACCCATCGGAAGAAGATTCTAAACATATCCTAAAAGATATTAAACGCTTGTTGCTTGTCTCCTATATAGGATAA
- a CDS encoding COX15/CtaA family protein, with protein MSRRFVIFTFIASLLALIIVILGAYVRISDAGLSCPDWPGCYNQLTVPSSTQQIDQANDLYPDRPVDTGKAWKEMIHRYCAGVLATLILGCAIAAWYNRRDPKQMVASPLLLLGVAGCQAALGMWTVTLLVQPAIVTLHLLGGMTLLSLVWWITLRQGESTQIIARVPGEYSYSFKMWALAGLLLLILQLALGGWTSTNYAGFSCNDFPTCQGQWWPTMNFDEAFTFWKPLGENYEGGKITPESATAIHVVHRIVAIVTLILLTTLGIKAMKNSENSMLHKAGLALVVLAFTQVGLGVSTAISGVSSVLAVAHNGIAALLLLSVITFNHLLHPVKYPFRGAKEL; from the coding sequence ATGAGTCGTCGTTTTGTAATATTTACTTTTATTGCAAGTTTGCTTGCTTTAATTATTGTTATTTTAGGTGCTTATGTTCGCATTTCAGATGCAGGATTGAGTTGTCCAGATTGGCCAGGTTGCTATAATCAACTTACAGTACCAAGCTCTACACAACAAATTGATCAAGCAAATGATCTCTATCCTGATCGCCCTGTAGATACAGGAAAAGCTTGGAAGGAAATGATACATCGCTATTGTGCAGGCGTATTAGCAACGCTCATTTTAGGGTGTGCGATAGCTGCTTGGTATAATCGCAGAGATCCTAAACAGATGGTAGCTTCACCCTTACTTCTGCTAGGTGTAGCAGGTTGTCAAGCAGCTTTGGGAATGTGGACGGTAACCCTACTTGTTCAGCCTGCAATAGTCACTCTTCATTTATTAGGAGGAATGACTCTCCTTTCTTTAGTCTGGTGGATTACCCTACGACAAGGGGAATCAACTCAGATTATAGCGAGAGTACCTGGTGAATATTCATATTCTTTCAAAATGTGGGCTCTTGCTGGGCTATTACTTCTAATACTACAACTTGCTCTAGGTGGGTGGACAAGTACAAATTATGCTGGATTTTCCTGCAACGATTTTCCTACCTGCCAAGGACAATGGTGGCCTACCATGAATTTTGATGAAGCTTTTACATTCTGGAAGCCATTAGGAGAAAACTATGAAGGTGGTAAAATTACCCCTGAATCGGCAACAGCTATTCATGTTGTCCATAGAATAGTTGCTATAGTAACTTTAATATTACTTACGACACTTGGTATAAAGGCGATGAAAAACTCAGAAAATTCTATGCTACATAAGGCTGGGTTAGCATTAGTGGTATTAGCCTTTACTCAAGTAGGATTAGGAGTATCTACCGCTATATCTGGGGTATCATCTGTTCTAGCAGTAGCTCATAATGGCATAGCAGCTTTACTTTTACTTAGCGTAATTACATTTAATCATTTACTTCATCCTGTAAAATATCCATTCCGAGGAGCTAAAGAATTATGA
- the murJ gene encoding murein biosynthesis integral membrane protein MurJ, protein MSIQLFKSTAVVGGSTFLSRILGFIRDMVIAQVFGAGLAADTFFVAFKIPNFLRRLFAEGAFSQAFVPVFSFYVANKDPIETKTLIDRTTGTLGIILFFVTGLGIVGAPLLVIIFAPGFIKDPDQYKLATQLLQITFPYLFFISLTALAAGILNTYKRFSVPAITPIFLNITLIISALWIAPTLTTPVVALAWGVFFAGLIQLLFQIPFLKQLKLLPKPHFAWKDTGVQKIFTLMLPAIIGSSVSQINLLVDTILASFLTTGSISWLYYGDRLVEFPLGVFGIALSTVILPTLSEKHSKDSPRDFSHTLDWALRWACLISIPAAIGLALLATPIITTLFYHGEFSKHDAIMTVYSLIAYSFGLIPFILIKILASGFYARQDTKTPMKIGVVSMVSNIVLNIILMVPLAHVGLALATSLSAWLNAALLFIYLKQRGIYTPQPKWFLLSVQITIASGLMAFFILWKNSPLVNWIQWNLISRIEHLLILITLAIVIYSISLLLMGVKPKMLIMNKHNG, encoded by the coding sequence ATGAGCATTCAATTATTTAAATCTACTGCGGTTGTTGGTGGATCCACCTTTCTTTCTCGAATATTAGGTTTTATTCGAGATATGGTGATCGCACAAGTTTTCGGTGCTGGATTAGCAGCAGATACCTTTTTTGTAGCATTTAAAATACCAAATTTTCTACGCCGTTTATTTGCTGAAGGTGCTTTTTCTCAAGCTTTTGTACCAGTATTTTCTTTCTATGTTGCAAATAAAGATCCAATCGAAACTAAAACATTAATTGATCGAACTACAGGTACTTTGGGAATAATACTCTTCTTTGTTACAGGACTAGGGATAGTAGGTGCTCCCCTATTGGTTATAATATTCGCACCTGGTTTTATTAAAGATCCAGATCAATATAAATTAGCAACTCAATTATTGCAAATCACTTTTCCTTATTTATTTTTTATTTCTCTAACTGCCTTAGCAGCAGGAATACTAAATACTTATAAGCGGTTTAGTGTTCCTGCAATTACCCCTATATTTTTAAATATTACACTTATTATTTCGGCATTATGGATTGCTCCTACCCTAACTACTCCAGTAGTTGCTTTAGCTTGGGGGGTATTTTTTGCAGGGCTTATTCAATTATTATTTCAGATTCCCTTCCTTAAGCAGTTAAAACTTCTTCCTAAACCGCATTTTGCATGGAAAGATACAGGAGTTCAAAAGATTTTCACTTTAATGCTTCCTGCAATCATAGGTAGCTCTGTATCTCAGATTAATCTTTTAGTAGATACAATACTCGCTTCATTTTTAACAACAGGGAGCATCTCTTGGCTTTATTATGGAGATCGGCTAGTGGAATTTCCTTTAGGAGTTTTTGGTATTGCCTTAAGTACAGTTATACTCCCTACTTTATCGGAAAAACACAGCAAAGATTCTCCTAGGGATTTTTCTCACACCCTCGATTGGGCACTACGCTGGGCTTGTCTTATTAGTATACCTGCTGCAATAGGATTAGCACTACTTGCTACTCCTATTATTACTACCTTGTTCTATCATGGAGAATTTAGTAAACATGATGCCATTATGACTGTTTACAGTCTTATCGCTTATAGCTTCGGTTTAATACCTTTTATTCTTATTAAAATCCTAGCTTCTGGATTTTATGCAAGACAAGATACTAAAACCCCTATGAAGATAGGGGTTGTATCTATGGTAAGCAATATTGTTTTAAATATAATATTAATGGTTCCTTTAGCACATGTGGGTCTTGCTTTGGCAACATCCCTTTCTGCTTGGCTAAATGCTGCGTTATTATTTATTTATCTAAAGCAACGGGGTATTTATACTCCTCAGCCCAAATGGTTTTTATTAAGTGTTCAAATTACTATTGCAAGTGGTCTTATGGCTTTTTTTATCCTATGGAAAAATTCTCCTCTAGTTAACTGGATTCAGTGGAATTTAATATCTCGCATAGAACATTTATTAATTTTAATTACTCTAGCTATAGTTATTTATTCTATTTCTTTATTATTAATGGGGGTAAAACCAAAGATGCTAATTATGAACAAGCATAATGGTTAG